Proteins from a genomic interval of Dehalococcoidia bacterium:
- a CDS encoding potassium channel protein, whose product MSVFPNGRFTIAISGLVAVFVIGTLGYMLIEDWSFLDSLFMTAETLSTVGYGQVHPLSDTGKIFTIGLIISGIGVMFYTATAIVQYVAEGQFRNTLGRRRVKEKIKKLHDHFIICGYGRVGQEVASYFKSEGVPFVVIELRREPLDRAIKDGCLCIEGDVTSDDALNEAGIEKARAIIAAVGNDVDNVYVTLSAREKRRNIFIAARASAEDSERKLKRAGADRIIFPERLGGRRLAMLALRPLVVDFVDTTMDSRDRKLSLEDIRVSADSPIAGRTVGEGQRCCGGATILAVKKKDGSLIANPSVETFIEPGDEVVAIGTKEQMRALEGSGKPPPPVPNAS is encoded by the coding sequence ATGAGTGTTTTCCCAAACGGGCGATTCACCATAGCCATATCGGGCCTCGTTGCCGTATTCGTCATCGGCACGCTCGGCTATATGCTCATCGAGGACTGGTCTTTCCTGGATTCCCTCTTCATGACAGCAGAGACGCTCAGTACCGTCGGCTACGGCCAGGTTCATCCCCTCTCGGATACCGGAAAGATATTCACCATTGGGCTGATCATCAGTGGCATCGGTGTAATGTTCTATACCGCTACGGCAATCGTCCAATATGTTGCCGAGGGACAGTTCAGGAATACATTGGGGAGGCGCAGAGTGAAAGAAAAGATCAAGAAACTGCATGACCATTTCATCATCTGCGGTTATGGCAGGGTCGGTCAGGAAGTTGCCTCTTATTTCAAAAGTGAAGGGGTTCCGTTCGTGGTGATCGAATTAAGACGGGAACCCCTGGATAGGGCGATCAAGGACGGTTGCTTATGTATCGAAGGCGATGTGACCAGTGATGACGCCCTGAATGAAGCTGGCATAGAAAAGGCCAGAGCCATAATCGCTGCGGTTGGGAATGATGTCGATAATGTTTACGTGACCCTCTCGGCAAGGGAGAAACGCCGCAATATTTTCATTGCTGCGCGCGCCTCTGCTGAAGATTCTGAACGTAAGTTGAAACGGGCGGGGGCCGATCGGATCATATTCCCGGAAAGGCTGGGCGGCCGACGGCTGGCCATGCTCGCGTTGAGGCCACTGGTAGTTGATTTTGTGGATACAACCATGGACAGTCGGGATCGCAAGCTATCGCTGGAAGATATTCGAGTCAGCGCCGATTCACCCATTGCCGGCAGAACGGTTGGCGAAGGACAGCGTTGTTGCGGCGGTGCGACCATCCTGGCAGTGAAGAAAAAGGACGGTTCTCTGATCGCCAATCCGTCGGTGGAGACATTTATTGAGCCCGGCGATGAAGTGGTTGCCATCGGCACCAAGGAGCAGATGAGGGCTTTGGAGGGTTCCGGCAAGCCGCCTCCACCGGTTCCAAATGCCAGTTGA